A window of the Diabrotica undecimpunctata isolate CICGRU chromosome 1, icDiaUnde3, whole genome shotgun sequence genome harbors these coding sequences:
- the LOC140450382 gene encoding myrosinase 1-like: MLILLLFAATVTGYHLSDQYETNNKRFPEGFMFGVATSAYQVEGAWNVDGRSPSIWDNMTHENPDFTPDRSNGDDACLSYYKYKEDVQIMKAMGVKHYRFSISWSRILPTGYPDQINEAGITYYRNLIKELRDNDIEPLVTISHWDLPLTLEELGGFQNPDIQTWFPNYARVLFQNFGDEVKYWITFNEPRQTCMGGYAFGYFPPAVHSEGLLEYTCAHNLLRAHARAWHVYDKEFRPTQKGNISIVLDTAAYVPASDSEEDKIAADTKFHFELGWYANPVHFGDYPDIMKTRVAERSRGEGRNQSRLPEFTEEEKSLLKGTADFFAVNVYTANLINHIDDPPISNPPSKRQDIGVNDFQPSEWDNSTQPSWFKIAPWTIRNLLNWIKDHYENPEIIITENGLCTDDDNKRINYIRDYLSYIRDAMVVDGVKVFGYTLWSIMDNFEWQLGYTQKYGLYEVDFNDPDRPRTPKPSADFFTKVCKTRCLTDNCID, from the exons ATGTTGATATTATTATTGTTTGCAGCTACAGTAACTGGTTACCA cTTGAGTGACCAATATGAGACTAATAATAAACGTTTCCCAGAAGGTTTTATGTTTGGTGTGGCGACTTCTGCATACCAAGTGGAAG GTGCTTGGAACGTAGACGGTAGGAGCCCAAGCATTTGGGACAACATGACCCACGAAAACCCTGATTTTACACCGGATAGGAGCAATGGTGATGATGCTTGTCTATCTTACTACAAATACAAGGAAGATGTCCAGATTATGAAAGCTATGGGTGTAAAGCATTATAGATTTTCCATTTCTTGGTCTAGAATTCTTCCTACCG gtTACCCAGACCAGATCAATGAAGCAGGAATAACATACTACCGAAACCTCATCAAAGAACTTAGAGATAACGATATAGAACCCTTAGTAACTATCTCCCATTGGGATTTACCTCTAACCCTCGAAGAGCTGGGAGGCTTCCAGAATCCAGACATCCAAACTTGGTTCCCTAATTATGCCAGAGTACTCTTTCAGAATTTCGGAGATGAAGTTAAATACTGGATCACTTTCAATGAACCGAGACAGACTTGTATGGGTGGATACGCCTTCGGATACTTTCCACCCGCCGTTCATTCTGAGGGACTTCTTGAATATACGTGTGCTCATAATTTGCTTAGAGCTCACGCTAGAGCCTGGCATGTGTATGATAAAGAATTTAGGCCTACACAGAAAG GAAATATATCAATTGTTCTTGATACGGCGGCCTATGTACCAGCTTCAGACAGCGAAGAAGATAAAATTGCTGCAGATACAAAATTCCATTTCGAG ttgGGTTGGTATGCTAACCCCGTCCACTTTGGAGACTACCCAGATATTATGAAGACCAGAGTAGCCGAACGCAGTAGAGGCGAAGGAAGAAACCAATCACGGCTACCAGAATTTACTGAGGAAGAGAAATCCTTGCTTAAAGGAACTGCTGATTTCTTTGCTGTCAATGTTTATACTGCCAATTTGATCAACCACATAGATGATCCTCCAATCTCTAATCCTCCTTCTAAACGGCAAGACATTGGTGTTAACGACTTCCAGCCTTCCGAATGGGACAACAGTACTCAACCTAGTTGGTTTAAG ATTGCTCCGTGGACAATAAGGAATCTTTTGAATTGGATAAAAGATCACTACGAAAATCCtgaaattattattactgaaaatGGTTTATGTACTGATGACGACAACAAACGGATCAACTATATTAGG gaCTATCTCAGCTACATTAGAGATGCTATGGTAGTAGACGGAGTTAAAGTGTTTGGATATACCCTGTGGAGTATAATGGATAATTTTGAATGGCAGCTGGGATATAC gcaaaAATATGGTCTCTATGAAGTCGACTTTAATGATCCCGACAGGCCTAGAACACCAAAACCTTCAGCAGATTTCTTCACCAAAGTTTGTAAAACCAGGTGTCTTACTGACAACTGCATAGactag